A window from Numida meleagris isolate 19003 breed g44 Domestic line chromosome 21, NumMel1.0, whole genome shotgun sequence encodes these proteins:
- the LOC110387078 gene encoding interleukin-36 receptor antagonist protein-like isoform X2: MSYAPRPAARSCAARPMGGHQDWQRPHGRPLSLRTMEVAAGDGDPVESVTDPDMEALFNEFLGKREETATASVVPVGAQPYHYLVRDTEHKGLYLRDGRLVATNLQGANADQEEPISVVPNRHLERRRYPLIMGIRGGAKALSCGTGPEPRLQLEEVKLLDLFASEDRAMPYTFYKTFGGSTHTFEAAAFPGHFLSTAPQPDQELGLAPRAAPGSITSFYLRRR; the protein is encoded by the exons ATGTCCTACGCGCCCAGACCGGCCGCCAG GAGCTGCGCTGCACGTCCCATGGGAGGGCACCAGGACTGGCAGCGGCCCCATGGGCGCCCGCTGTCCCTGCGGACGATGGAGGTGGCTGCGGGGGATGGTGACCCCGTGGAGTCCGTCACCGACCCCGACATGGAGGCCTTGTTCAATGAGTTCCTGGGGAAAA GAGAGGAGACTGCAACAGCATCAGTGGTCCCGGTGGGCGCGCAGCCGTACCACTACCTGGTGCGGGACACGGAGCACAAGGGGCTGTACCTGCGGGACGGGCGCTTGGTGGCCACCAACCTGCAGGGTGCCAACGCCGACCAGGAAG AGCCCATCAGCGTGGTGCCCAACCGGCACCTGGAGCGCCGGCGGTATCCCCTCATCATGGGAATCCGCGGGGGTGCCAAGGCCCTGTCCTGTGGCACCGGCCCCGAGCCCCGACTGCAGCTGGAG GAGGTGAAGCTGCTGGATCTGTTCGCGTCGGAGGACAGGGCCATGCCCTACACGTTCTACAAGACGTTCGGGGGCAGCACGCACACCTTCGAGGCCGCCGCGTTCCCGGGGCACTTCCTGAGCACGGCCCCGCAGCCCGACCAGGAGCTGGGCCTGGCGCCGCGCGCCGCCCCGGGCTCCATCACCTCCTTCTACCTGCGGCGCCGGTGA
- the LOC110387078 gene encoding interleukin-36 receptor antagonist protein-like isoform X1 produces MSYAPRPAARSCAARPMGGHQDWQRPHGRPLSLRTMEVAAGDGDPVESVTDPDMEALFNEFLGKREETATASVVPVGAQPYHYLVRDTEHKGLYLRDGRLVATNLQGANADQEGERWDVGVSPAPMGAPHLPRLPAEPISVVPNRHLERRRYPLIMGIRGGAKALSCGTGPEPRLQLEEVKLLDLFASEDRAMPYTFYKTFGGSTHTFEAAAFPGHFLSTAPQPDQELGLAPRAAPGSITSFYLRRR; encoded by the exons ATGTCCTACGCGCCCAGACCGGCCGCCAG GAGCTGCGCTGCACGTCCCATGGGAGGGCACCAGGACTGGCAGCGGCCCCATGGGCGCCCGCTGTCCCTGCGGACGATGGAGGTGGCTGCGGGGGATGGTGACCCCGTGGAGTCCGTCACCGACCCCGACATGGAGGCCTTGTTCAATGAGTTCCTGGGGAAAA GAGAGGAGACTGCAACAGCATCAGTGGTCCCGGTGGGCGCGCAGCCGTACCACTACCTGGTGCGGGACACGGAGCACAAGGGGCTGTACCTGCGGGACGGGCGCTTGGTGGCCACCAACCTGCAGGGTGCCAACGCCGACCAGGAAGGTGAGCGCTGGGACGTAGGGGTGTCACCcgcacccatgggtgccccccACCTACCCCGTCTCCCCGCAGAGCCCATCAGCGTGGTGCCCAACCGGCACCTGGAGCGCCGGCGGTATCCCCTCATCATGGGAATCCGCGGGGGTGCCAAGGCCCTGTCCTGTGGCACCGGCCCCGAGCCCCGACTGCAGCTGGAG GAGGTGAAGCTGCTGGATCTGTTCGCGTCGGAGGACAGGGCCATGCCCTACACGTTCTACAAGACGTTCGGGGGCAGCACGCACACCTTCGAGGCCGCCGCGTTCCCGGGGCACTTCCTGAGCACGGCCCCGCAGCCCGACCAGGAGCTGGGCCTGGCGCCGCGCGCCGCCCCGGGCTCCATCACCTCCTTCTACCTGCGGCGCCGGTGA